The following is a genomic window from Spirosoma foliorum.
CACTGGCCACAATGCTGTTTTCGACGTTCATAACTGTCCGGTCAACCTGTTGCTCAATGAACGGTTTCTGCGCAACGACTTTCACTTCGGTCAGACTTTTCGTCTCATCAGCCATAGCCAATGCGGGCAATTCACGGGTTGGATGCGCTTCATCTATTGCGAACGGTGCACTATACGTTTTGCGGAAACCAATCTGTTGAGCAGCTACCAGATATTGACCTGCGCCCACATTTTCGAAAGCATATTTCCCGTCGACATCGCTAATAGCGCCTTTAACGAGGGTTGAATCTTTAGCTTTGAGAAGCATCATGGTGGTAAATTCGAGCGGCTTGCCGGCTACGGTGCCCACCTGCCCATTGACAGTTCCCCGTGTCAGAACCTGCGAAAACGCGGTGGTGAGCGTCAGCAGGCTAAGGATTGAAAAGGAGAATATTGTCTTCATATGTATTGTTGTTTTCAGAAGGTTGCTTTGTCTTTGTATCAAGTACATGGCAAAGGTAGGTAGTGGGCATCACAAAGTACCTGTTCTTACACAAGCGGTCTGAACGGCAGGATGAGTGGATTTTACGAGGGGGTTGGCACTTTGAGGGGAAACTTCAAGCTAAAGACACAAGCCAGAAAGCAAACGTTGCATGTCTGAACCGGGATTTTTATGATTTCACTGACTGACTTTGATTCTTGTGGTTTTTAGCCTTCGGCTTTTGGGAAGAAAATCATAAAAATCACAGTCAGTCAGTAAAATCACATAAATCCCGGTTCGGATTACAGTTTAATCCCCACAGCCCATACGCTGGTATCGGGGCCTTGGCCTGACCGGAAAGGACTGTTGGGTTCGTAGCGGAAGAACAGCTTGGCATCACCCCGGAAGCCGAGTTCGGTTGTCAGGCCCCAGCGAATCGGATTCAGGTTGTAGGAGTTGTGATTTCGCACAGCTGCTCCGCCTTCAGGTTTCACTTTCGTGTAGCTGTCTAATCGCATACCTGCATAAGCACCCAGACTCCAGCTAAAGCCCGACCGAAGTGATAGATTAAGCATCACCGGTAAGTTAAGCTGCGTCGTCACCAGTTTCGACCGGTGCAGATCAACGGAAGCGGCCTCGACACCAACCTGACCATTCTGCGCAACAAACATGTTTCGATCGACAAACATAAAGTTGTTCCAGGCTACTTCGGGACCTGTAATCAGGCGAAGTTTGGTCGAACCATTCACGGCAATCGGAATACGTTTCTGCCAGGAGAGTGCCACAAAGCGCGAACCAATTGGGCTAAGTTCATAATTCGCAGGGAGCGAACTGCCGAAGTTATTCAAGCCAATGTAAATACCGAAGTCAGACGTAACACGAGCGTAGTGCCGGCTTCTTGTCCGTGTGATCTGAGTCGACGAGGTCGATGATGTCGAATCGGTCGTGATGGTAACGGTAGTTGATTGTGCGAACGAAGCCGTTGTGGCAGCAATCATAGCGGTGGTGAGGAGGTGTTTGAGCGTGTTCATAGCTGTTGTTATTTTAAGGTTGAGGGTTTAGGCTATTGCCAGTTTCATGAAGTATTTGTTGTGTTATTTGACAGGAAGATGTCAGAACCCACGGGGCAGGTTGCACGAGGGTGAAAAAAAAATTTAGATTTTTTTCTGGAAAGCTAAACAGGAGGAAATAGCTAACCCAAGGCCTGTGAGGACACAGGCCAAAGCTATCTTTCGGATGTAGCTAATTGCTGACGCGAGTGGGTCTGTGAGGACACAGACCTTAGGAGCAGATTGTAGCCACGAGCTTCAGCCCGTGTTCTAGCTAATTCATACACGGGCTGAAGCCCGTGGGTACATTGGGTACCTTACGCGATAGGGAAGTAAATGGTGAAGGTAGCACCCTTACCGGGCTTGCTGTAAGCCGTAATAGCTCCGCCATGATTGGCAACTACTTTCTCACAAATGGCCAGACCAATGCCTGTACCGGCGTACTCATTTCGGGTGTGCAGTCGTTGGAAAACCTGGAAAATACGGTCTACATATTTTTCGTCGAAGCCGATTCCGTTATCCGAGACGTTGATCTGATGGTAAGCCATTGCCTGGCGGGAAGGCTGCACCAGAGCCGGTATGCTACCGGCTAAAATTTGTTCAACCTGTACGCGAATAACCGGGGCAATACCGGGTTGCTGAAACTTCAGGGCATTGCTTAGTAAATTCTGAAACAACTGCCATAGCTGCGACTCATCTCCCGATATGACGGGTAATAAATCAACCTGTATTTGCGCATCTACCTGCAGAATCGCAACTTCCAGATCATCAATCACCTCTTCGATTACCTGATTCAGCGACACCGACGTGGTAGATTCCTGACGTGTGGATATACGCGAAAACGTTAGTAAGTCTTTAATAAGCAACGACATCCGACTGGCCGCACTTTGCATCCGTTCCAGATAATCAAGCCCCTCTCCTAACTCAACTGCATATTGATTTTTTAGCAGATCACCAAATGACTGAACCTTTCGCAATGGCTCCTGTAAATCGTGACTGGCGATGTAGGCAAATTTTTCCAGGTTTTCATTCGACCGGCGAAGGTCCTGGTTTGAAGCCACCAACTGCTCTGTTCGGACCTGGACCTGCTGTTCCAACTGGGTAGCCAGCAACTTCTGTTCATGAATATCAGTAGCTGTACCTACCCAAAGTACAATCTCACCCAACTCATCTCGGATGGGTAATGCCCGGTTCAAATGCCATCGGTACATACCGTCAGTTCCACGCCGATACCGGTTTTCGACAACAAAAGTGGTTCCGTCGGCAAGCGCCTTTTTATACATATCAAGTGTACGCGGCAAATCGGCCGGGTGAACCAGCGACTGCCATCCCCATGCTTTGATCTGGTCGAAATCCAACCCCGTATAATCGTACCATCGTTGATTGTAGAAGTTGACTTCACCTTCTGGCGTATTGGTCCAGGTCATTTGGGCTATGGCTTCCAGCAGCGTTCGGAAACGTTGTTCGCTTTCCTGCAGGGCCACTTTCGCTTTCATTTGCGTGGTAACCTCGGTAGCGATCACCATTACGCTACTGATCTTTCCTTGATCATCGCGCACAGGTGCATAAACGAAGTTAAAGTAAGCATCTTCTAAATCTCCCCTACGATACAGACGGGCACGTGTCTCAACCCCATAGTGCGAAACACCCGAATCATATACACCCTCCAGTAATTCAATAAATCCTTGCCCTTCCAGCTCTGGCAGTGCCTGAATGAGTGGCGTTCCCATAATCGATGCGTCTTTGCCCCATATTTCCAGCATCGATGTGTTGGCTGTTTCAACGATCAGCCTGCGACTATTCAGGATACTAATCGCCACCGGAGCCTGAATAATCATGTTCCGAAACCGCTCTTCACTCGCCCGTATTTTACTATTGGCTTCAACTTGTTCGCTAATATCCTGAGCAATGATAATCATGCTATGCTCCTCATCCTGCGCATCGGTCACGCTGGTCACATTCAATTGCACCCAGCGGATGGATCCATCTTTGTGTATATAGCGCTTAATCAGATTGAAGAAAGGCCGATTCCCCGCTACAACTTCTTCAAACAACTGACGGTTATAGGCGCGATCGTCCGGGTGGGTGATGTCGAAGTTATTCAGTGTATATAATTCTGAAACCGAATAGCCCAGCAGTTGCGTATAGGCATCATTGACTAACGTAAAATTGGCTTTCTGATCGGTAAAACCCATCGCCATCGACGTGTTGCTGAAGGCGATGGAAAAACGTTCTTCGGCCTCTCGCAAGGCGCGCTCCCGCTCTTTCTGTTCGCTAACATCCAGGGCTATCCCCGTAACCGAAACCGGTTTTCCACTGGCGTCGAATAAGTATTGGCCAACTATTTTGACCCAATGAATCGTTTTATCAACCCAAACAAAACGCGCTTCATAGTTAATATTTCCCGTCAGAACGGCCAGGCTATGTGCCTGATTTCTGATTTTCCGATCGTCGGTATGTAAATGCTCGACAAATACCTTCCAGCTAAGATTGGGCGACTCCTGGCCGGTTAAAATCCGGGAAAATGAAGGCGAATAAAGGATATTATTATCTCCGTCAATTTCGCTCCCGGTTTTAATAAAAAAAGACCCAGATCCCGATCCTTCCAACGCTATTCGAGCCTGCTGCTCCGATAAAGCAGCTTGCTCTTTCGCGAGTACTTCTTCGGTAATATCTTCCGCAACCCCCGAAAAACGGGAAGCTTCGCCTGTTTCGGAGAAGTGCGTCTTGCCGATGAACCGCACCCATCGCAAGCGCCGATCATTAACGCCGATGGTTCGGAAACTTGTTTCATAATGACCTCCCGACAGCGGGTTGAGCGCCCATCGGACGGCCTCTTCAACCCGGCTTCGATCATCAGGGTGGATGTAATCTACTGTTTGTGCATACGATTGGCTGTCGGCATTTGTCAGTCCACATAGCTCCTGACAGCGACTGTCCCAGTTAACAACACCGCGCACCGGGTCTAGCTCCCAGGTACCTAGCCGGGCCGATTGCAGCGCAAACCGCAACCGTTCTTCGCTCTCCTCGTGGGCTTTTTGCAAGGCAACGCGATCGGTAATATCCTGTATAGCGCCCACCATTCGCAGTGGTTTGCCTTCCCGATACAAAATATAGCCCCGATCTAAAACCGTTGCATAACGACCATCGGCCCGCTGAAATTGATACTCGTCCGACCAGTTCGTGCCACCCGCATCAAGAACCTGATGAATACTAAATAAAACGCGATCTTTATCCTGGGGGTGAATATGATCGACCCAGGCTTCCAGGGCATCTTCGGCAACCTCTTGTGTGTTGTAGCCAAACAGGGTTGTATACCCTTCATTCCACCAAATCGTATTGGTTTCCAGATTCCAATTCCAGACGGCATCTCTTGTAGCCTTTGTTAACAGTTCAAATAGCTCGCCCGTTGTTACTACATCTGTATTCAATGGTATTTCGATTCCAAAGGTGATACGTATCCCCAACTCAAAACTAACACAAGGCTAGTCCAAAGCGCAACCTGACAACAAGGGCTGCTTTTCCAATCTGCACAGTACGTTGATCGTATGCATGACCTCCCCAACCGTTAAAAGGTAATTGATCGGCCTTTTAAGGTACAAATCTAACTCGTTATACCCGGATACACGCAACAGCGTTGGTAGTAATACAAAGGTATTTTTTCATTCTCGCCGGGTTAAAACCCGGCGCAAAAACACAGAATAAGTGAGCTGCGCCGGGTTTTAACCCGGCGAGAATGAAAAAAGAGAAGAGTAATTAATAAGACGAGTTTCCCTGTTGAGTGTAGTCTGGACTACGCTTAACAAAGGACGTATGACTATAGTACAAAACACTACTAATCAATAAATTCAATCAATTCAATCCGATTATCGAATGGGTCACGGAAGAAGCACCGTTCTCGCCCATCGATCTCAGATGAATATTCGATAGCAAGACCTTTGCTGATCAGACTCTGCTTTGCTTCAGTAAGATTAGCGACTTCAAAGGCCGGATGCCGTTTGGAATAATTGCCGCCAGCTTCTTCCCGAAGATGAATCTGAATATCAGCAATTTTGAACCAGATGGCACCGCTCGGATGCTCCCCCGGAATCTCTTCGAGCCCCAGTACATCACGGTAAAATTCGCGGGCCTGGGCCGTTGTTCCCTCCGGAATGCAAATCAACACATGGTCGAGTCGTATGAACTGTATCATCCTGGTCGCTTAATAAAATTTCGGTGGGGGATTCAACGTCAGATTTTGGCGTTGGTGCCAATAGGGATAAATAGTCGGCACATCGCTAGCTGCATCTAACCTTTTCACCTGTTCCGTTGTGAGGTTCCAGCCAACAGCGTCAAGATTTTGTTTCAACTGTTCTTCATTCCGAGCCCCAATTACGATTGTCGATACCGTTGGTCGCTGTAAGAGCCAGTTGAGCGCCACCTGGGCTACTGATTTACCCGTTTCGGCAGCCAGCTCATCCAGTACATCGATGATGGTATAAAACAATTCATCGGAAATGGCAAATGCCGGAACGGGACTACCGCCCTGCGCAACCCGGCTATCGGGCGGAACCGGCTGATTCCGGCGATATTTACCCCCTAGCCGACCAGCGGCCAACGGACTCCAGATGATCCCTCCTACGCGCTGATCGATACCCAACGGCATCAATTCCCATTCGTACTCCCGATTCACCAGGGAGTAATAAACCTGATGCGCTACGTACCGATTCCAGCCATACTTTTCCGAAATCGCCAGCGATTTCATCAGGTGCCAGCCCGAAAAATTGGAACAGGCAATGTAGCGCACTTTGCCACTCTGAACCAGATCGTCCAGCGTACGAAGGGTTTCTTCAATGGGCGTTACTCCATCGAAACCATGCATGTGGTAGATGTCGATATAATCTGTTTTCAGACGTTTAAGGCTGCTTTCGCATTGTTTCAACAAGTGAAAGCGCGATGAGCCCTGGTTATTAGGTCCTTCGCCAAATGTGAACGTTGCTTTGGTCGAGATGAGCACCTTGTCGCGAATACCCGCCACCGTTTTCCCTAAAATGGTTTCCGATAAACCATCTGAATATACGTCGGCCGTATCGAACAAATTAACACCGGCCTCTAAACAGAGATTGACCAATCGAGTAGCCTCATCGACCTGCGTGCTCCCCCAGGCTTTAAAGAATTCATTGCCTCCGCCAAAGGTGGCCGTACCAAAACTCAATACAGGAACGTGTAGTCCCGATGCACCTAATTGTCTGTATTCCATAGTGACTAACTGTTTCTACTGCCTTTTCAGCGAATAGGATTATTGTACGATTCAGGTGTTTAGCCGCTGACACACAGTGTGACGCTTCCTTTTGAACACAGTCGATGGGGGGGAGAAGTTTGGTGAAATCGGAATTTGATTCCTCTTCCCCACACTTGACGCAGCTTACCAGTCCGAATAAATTTATACTATTCAATTAATCCATGTAATCATTTTCAGTTGCCTACTACTTTCATCGATCTTTATAGTCTATAAAACCATATTACTTCCTAAAGAATAGCTTGTACAATTCTGCTTTTCGCTGAAAGATAAAAGGCAGTTATGGTACTTTATCAATATTCCTAAACCAATCAACACCTCTATTTAGTTATTTAGTTGAAAAGATGTCCGCTCCACATTCGTCTATTTAAGATTGATTATAAATAACTTACAACAAATGAAACGTTATCTTAACCATCAAAAATAGGAAGTAGGGAGAAAAAATTATGGATAACTAATTGTACTTTTTTAGGTTTACATAAGTCTAGTAGTTGAAGCCTAACCGCTTTTGCCTTTTGAAGACCAAAAACTTTAGAGGCATCTGGACATCCGGAAATTACTAAACGAGAATCGATTACTGGAGAGAGAACTCCTCCATTTTTCTGTTTTAACCAAACTAAATTTAACCAACTACCTGATCGTCACCATCTATTAACCGGTAATTGAATGCCAGAAAAACAGCGCATTTACTTACTCACCTATTGCCCAAACACGCGATTGGCTCAAAAAGCCTTTCCATGCAATTGACGATCAATTCAGTACCTGCGGCTCCCGCCGTGGCATAGTACGCCGGCCTCGTTGCGTAATTCGCTACTAGCCGACATCAGGCATCGAACCTGTGGTTCAACAGCCGCCGTTACAATCAAACTTCACAACACATGAGCCGTTTTTCAGTCATTTATCTGCTTCATAAGCAGTATCACCATATTTACAGTGACACACACGAAGAAGCCAATGCAATTTTAGCAAAGTTGCTTACGCAGGAAGACTACAAACCGATTGGTATTTACGACGCCAAGACCGAACTCTTCTTCTGGGAACCAACCCGACAGCATCAATACGATAAGGCAAGCATTGGTAAACAAGGCAAACTGGGCGATCAAATCACGAACATTGCTCAGAACCTTCGCCATCACGACGAGATCAACCAGAC
Proteins encoded in this region:
- a CDS encoding PAS domain-containing sensor histidine kinase produces the protein MNTDVVTTGELFELLTKATRDAVWNWNLETNTIWWNEGYTTLFGYNTQEVAEDALEAWVDHIHPQDKDRVLFSIHQVLDAGGTNWSDEYQFQRADGRYATVLDRGYILYREGKPLRMVGAIQDITDRVALQKAHEESEERLRFALQSARLGTWELDPVRGVVNWDSRCQELCGLTNADSQSYAQTVDYIHPDDRSRVEEAVRWALNPLSGGHYETSFRTIGVNDRRLRWVRFIGKTHFSETGEASRFSGVAEDITEEVLAKEQAALSEQQARIALEGSGSGSFFIKTGSEIDGDNNILYSPSFSRILTGQESPNLSWKVFVEHLHTDDRKIRNQAHSLAVLTGNINYEARFVWVDKTIHWVKIVGQYLFDASGKPVSVTGIALDVSEQKERERALREAEERFSIAFSNTSMAMGFTDQKANFTLVNDAYTQLLGYSVSELYTLNNFDITHPDDRAYNRQLFEEVVAGNRPFFNLIKRYIHKDGSIRWVQLNVTSVTDAQDEEHSMIIIAQDISEQVEANSKIRASEERFRNMIIQAPVAISILNSRRLIVETANTSMLEIWGKDASIMGTPLIQALPELEGQGFIELLEGVYDSGVSHYGVETRARLYRRGDLEDAYFNFVYAPVRDDQGKISSVMVIATEVTTQMKAKVALQESEQRFRTLLEAIAQMTWTNTPEGEVNFYNQRWYDYTGLDFDQIKAWGWQSLVHPADLPRTLDMYKKALADGTTFVVENRYRRGTDGMYRWHLNRALPIRDELGEIVLWVGTATDIHEQKLLATQLEQQVQVRTEQLVASNQDLRRSNENLEKFAYIASHDLQEPLRKVQSFGDLLKNQYAVELGEGLDYLERMQSAASRMSLLIKDLLTFSRISTRQESTTSVSLNQVIEEVIDDLEVAILQVDAQIQVDLLPVISGDESQLWQLFQNLLSNALKFQQPGIAPVIRVQVEQILAGSIPALVQPSRQAMAYHQINVSDNGIGFDEKYVDRIFQVFQRLHTRNEYAGTGIGLAICEKVVANHGGAITAYSKPGKGATFTIYFPIA
- a CDS encoding VOC family protein → MIQFIRLDHVLICIPEGTTAQAREFYRDVLGLEEIPGEHPSGAIWFKIADIQIHLREEAGGNYSKRHPAFEVANLTEAKQSLISKGLAIEYSSEIDGRERCFFRDPFDNRIELIEFID
- a CDS encoding outer membrane beta-barrel protein gives rise to the protein MNTLKHLLTTAMIAATTASFAQSTTVTITTDSTSSTSSTQITRTRSRHYARVTSDFGIYIGLNNFGSSLPANYELSPIGSRFVALSWQKRIPIAVNGSTKLRLITGPEVAWNNFMFVDRNMFVAQNGQVGVEAASVDLHRSKLVTTQLNLPVMLNLSLRSGFSWSLGAYAGMRLDSYTKVKPEGGAAVRNHNSYNLNPIRWGLTTELGFRGDAKLFFRYEPNSPFRSGQGPDTSVWAVGIKL
- a CDS encoding aldo/keto reductase; the protein is MEYRQLGASGLHVPVLSFGTATFGGGNEFFKAWGSTQVDEATRLVNLCLEAGVNLFDTADVYSDGLSETILGKTVAGIRDKVLISTKATFTFGEGPNNQGSSRFHLLKQCESSLKRLKTDYIDIYHMHGFDGVTPIEETLRTLDDLVQSGKVRYIACSNFSGWHLMKSLAISEKYGWNRYVAHQVYYSLVNREYEWELMPLGIDQRVGGIIWSPLAAGRLGGKYRRNQPVPPDSRVAQGGSPVPAFAISDELFYTIIDVLDELAAETGKSVAQVALNWLLQRPTVSTIVIGARNEEQLKQNLDAVGWNLTTEQVKRLDAASDVPTIYPYWHQRQNLTLNPPPKFY